From Aedes albopictus strain Foshan chromosome 1, AalbF5, whole genome shotgun sequence, one genomic window encodes:
- the LOC134287015 gene encoding uncharacterized protein LOC134287015 — translation MSNIIWHNVRRQRASLNTKYHCIYGFFFLGLSRQQLCEIYGKSKSTVSAWISSYKQHGVLAKKERQLVYRKFGTAKRQWIVKLYMSEPTLFLDEAQKRFFHKFGTPISRSSVVRILHAEGMSWKKLERRAMQIRNADISKYCEELSFQWDLPNLVFLDEAAFDSRDMLRNRGYGFVGKKLIFRGEFRRRPRVSTLCFPGQGGLLDSFMTKGTFTRKKFFECCRTFALSSGSVETYPGFNSVWVMDGARIHCDKHITMYLRSLGIVPVFLPAYCPFYNPIEIMFGVIKRYLRRHYEENSSKDLKAVVGEALLSFKHFNCTKIMRKCGYSEGGKFDPKVGLTQPLDNFDFCSELDCKNVI, via the coding sequence ATGTCCaatatcatttggcataatgtACGACGGCAACGTGCCAGCCTCAATACAAAATATCATTGTAtctacggattttttttcctgggattatcGCGCCAACAACTCTGTGAAATTTACGGAAAAAGTAAATCAACCGTAAGTGCCTGGATTTCTTCGTATAAGCAGCATGGTGTCCTCGCGAAAAAAGAGCGGCAGCTAGTGTACAGAAAGTTTGGGACGGCAAAAAGGCAGTGGATTGTGAAATTGTACATGTCAGAACCAACCTTATTTCTTGATGAAGCACAGAagcgattttttcataaatttgggACACCTATCAGTCGATCTTCAGTAGTAAGAATTCTCCACGCAGAAGGTATGAGCTGGAAGAAACTTGAACGCCGAGCAATGCAAATCCGTAATGctgatatttcaaaatattgcgaGGAGCTGTCGTTCCAGTGGGATCTGCCTAATTTAGTGTTTTTGGATGAAGCTGCTTTTGATAGTCGAGACATGCTACGAAATAGAGGGTATGGGTTTGTTGGGAAAAAGTTAATTTTCCGAGGTGAGTTCCGTCGTCGTCCGCGAGTGTCAACTCTTTGTTTTCCAGGTCAAGGCGGGCTTCTTGATTCATTTATGACCAAAGGAACATTcacacggaagaaatttttcgaatgcTGTCGAACGTTTGCACTTAGTTCTGGCAGTGTCGAGACATACCCTGGTTTTAATTCTGTTTGGGTGATGGACGGGGCAAGAATACATTGTGACAAGCATATTACCATGTACTTAAGGTCACTCGGAATTGTCCCAGTATTCTTGCCAGCGTATTGTCCCTTTTATAACCCAATTGAAATAATGTTTGGGGTTATTAAACGATATTTGCGCCGTCACTACGAAGAAAACAGTTCTAAAGATCTCAAAGCGGTTGTTGGTGAGGCTTTGCTGAGCTTCAAACATTTTAACTGCACCAAAATCATGAGAAAGTGTGGATATAGCGAAGGAGGAAAGTTTGATCCCAAAGTTGGGCTCACCCAACCTTTGGACAACTTTGATTTTTGTTCTGAACTCGACTGTAAAAATGTGATCTGA